A single region of the Zygotorulaspora mrakii chromosome 4, complete sequence genome encodes:
- the NSE5 gene encoding Smc5-Smc6 complex subunit NSE5 (similar to Saccharomyces cerevisiae NSE5 (YML023C); ancestral locus Anc_5.558), which yields MSYSTSLTYAKGRNGHNQDLHYFVDLNHTHQSSFEIPHSICLLDHYDHLILFFECQMGTGGAFVVPLFDIIVILMTLATISDHHKEQILRNNDPYNATRSSLGKRALKLLRFYIKTLKDFDHTEKRLYDLELLRCQFFIVIDQLFVNTSLKNPYASYISCLEQKSGVLGTEFITSTIGKRANFLNTILWTFSNSLQDDRALYTSIHEVWMPIQDIMLDLIELRHDYYIRNEIDKGDGRLEIFKALARSPLARFLTSMDSSRQFSRRFCGYIFIMCDYKSNLKATEELQIYPVHRGEESFSPTFVSRVRYTRDYKLQKSFLMQRRFLKICFRLYLDIPAGFELSSPSFNLEDLVEEISKNLAEFNDIKQFEAFFFANYRQSLHMMPYIAQTTLIRIFSGFIDRSQKKSISLPKVNLVDILNNADSFLTQCISLFQEGFFMLWDIESKNSFILDNMKADTCLIVLLNRMQYLNGKSTLIDSKYYDEFVSSINKNDSERRDIINRHFLGEEVSDFHSVITQLLDI from the coding sequence ATGTCATATTCGACATCATTGACCTATGCAAAGGGAAGAAACGGTCACAATCAGGATCTGCACTACTTTGTTGATTTGAACCATACCCATCAGtcctcttttgaaataccTCATTCTATTTGCCTCCTAGATCATTATGAtcatttgattctttttttcgaaTGTCAAATGGGCACAGGTGGTGCATTTGTGGTTCCATTATTCGACATTATCGTGATTCTGATGACTTTAGCCACAATTTCAGATCATCATAAAGAACAGATATTAAGAAATAATGATCCATATAATGCTACAAGATCATCGTTGGGCAAACGAGCTTTGAAATTGCTCCGATTTTATATCAAAACTTTGAAGGACTTCGATCATACAGAAAAAAGGTTATACGATTTGGAGCTGCTAAGATGTCAATTCTTCATCGTTATAGATCAACTTTTCGTGAATACAAGTTTAAAGAATCCTTACGCATCATATATCAGCTGCCTAGAGCAGAAGTCTGGAGTTTTAGGGACCGAATTCATAACCTCGACAATTGGCAAAAgagcaaattttttaaatacCATACTGTggactttttcaaactcgTTGCAAGATGACCGCGCACTTTATACATCTATTCATGAGGTATGGATGCCTATTCAAGACATTATGTTAGACTTAATCGAGTTACGACACGACTATTATATTAGAAACGAAATTGACAAAGGAGATGGAagacttgaaatttttaaagCACTGGCTCGAAGTCCTTTGGCTCGTTTTCTGACGTCGATGGATTCATCTAGACAATTTTCCAGGCGTTTTTGTGGGTATATATTTATCATGTGCGATTACAAGTccaatttgaaagcaaCTGAAGAATTACAAATCTATCCAGTCCATCGAGGTGAAGAGTCGTTTTCGCCAACCTTTGTATCTAGGGTCAGGTATACGAGAGACTACAAGTTGCAGAAATCCTTTTTGATGCAGCGAAGATTTCTTAAGATTTGTTTTAGACTCTATTTAGATATTCCAGCTGGTTTTGAATTATCAAGCCCATCTTTTAACCTAGAAGATTtagttgaagaaatttcaaagaacttGGCAGAATTCAACGATATAAAGCAGTTTGAGGCATTCTTTTTCGCTAATTATCGTCAATCACTGCATATGATGCCATATATTGCACAGACTACGTTAATCCGAATATTTTCAGGTTTTATTGACCGAagtcaaaaaaagagcatTAGCTTGCCAAAAGTTAATCTCGTTGATATACTGAACAACGCAGACTCCTTTTTGACACAATGTATTTCCCTATTTCAAGAGGGGTTTTTCATGCTATGGGATATAGAAAGCAAAAATAGCTTCATACTTGACAATATGAAGGCTGATACTTGCCTAATTGTATTATTAAATCGCATGCAGTATTTGAATGGAAAAAGCACCCTAATTGATTCCAAATACTATGATGAATTTGTTTCATCAATTAACAAGAATGACAGTGAAAGAAGAGATATTATTAATAGGCATTTTCTGGGAGAAGAAGTTTCAGATTTTCATTCTGTAATTACACAATTACTAGATATCTGA
- the UNG1 gene encoding uracil-DNA glycosylase (similar to Saccharomyces cerevisiae UNG1 (YML021C); ancestral locus Anc_5.555) — MTVELKRRQTSIAEFFGPKSKKSKKLENEESANTSTTDASDEVSTVKSIEQIQTTQKKESESETLEGCEDYMTVRELFQKSLSSMLAQLLALEIETIEPGWFSHMKEEFRKPYFVKLKQFVNTEKKNHTVFPPPRAVYSWTRLTPFDKVKVVIIGQDPYHNFSQAHGLAFSVKSPTPAPPSLKNIYKELKSNYSDFSIDNNYGDLTPWSMQGVLLLNTALTVRAHNANSHSKKGWEVFTKRVVELLISDRKKNNHSLVFLLWGNNAIKLVESLLSPQELAQNKNLKVFKSVHPSPLSASRGFFGSNHFKQTNDWLYHERHEKMIDWSVVPGSHLKEVFEANTKVS, encoded by the coding sequence ATGACTGTAGAACTCAAAAGAAGGCAAACAAGTattgctgaattttttggtCCTAAATCCAAGAAATCTAAGAAACTTGAGAATGAAGAAAGCGCCAATACAAGTACCACTGACGCGTCGGATGAAGTGTCTACAGTGAAGAGCATCGAGCAAATTCAGACTACTCAGAAGAAGGAGTCTGAATCAGAAACACTGGAAGGATGTGAGGATTATATGACGGTAAGGgaactctttcaaaaatcacTGAGCTCCATGTTGGCTCAGCTGTTGGCTTTAGAAATTGAAACCATAGAGCCTGGCTGGTTCTCACAtatgaaagaagaattcaGAAAACCATATTTTGTTAAACTGAAGCAATTCGTCAAtacagaaaagaagaaccaCACGGTATTCCCACCTCCTCGAGCAGTATATTCCTGGACGAGGCTTACGCCGTTTGATAAAGTGAAAGTGGTCATCATCGGACAAGATCCTTATCATAATTTCAGTCAAGCTCATGGATTGGCATTCAGTGTAAAATCACCGACACCTGCCCCGCCATCCCTTAAGAATATATACAAAGAACTGAAGAGCAATTATTCTGACTTTTCAATTGACAATAACTACGGAGATCTGACGCCATGGTCCATGCAGGGTGTCCTCTTACTGAATACAGCTTTGACGGTAAGAGCACACAATGCCAACTCacattcaaagaaaggCTGGGAAGTTTTCACCAAGAGGGTTGTGGAATTGCTGATTAGTGAcaggaaaaagaacaacCATAGTTtagtttttcttctttgggGAAACAACGCTATAAAGCTAGTGGAATCCCTGTTGAGTCCGCAAGAACTGGCACAGAACAAAAATCTCAAAGTCTTCAAATCGGTGCATCCATCACCGTTGAGTGCCAGTAGAGGCTTTTTTGGAAGTAATCATTTCAAGCAGACGAACGATTGGCTGTATCACGAGAGACACGAAAAGATGATAGATTGGAGTGTTGTACCAGGGTCACATCTCAAAGAAGTGTTTGAAGCCAATACTAAGGTCTCTTAG
- the DOT1 gene encoding histone methyltransferase DOT1 (similar to Saccharomyces cerevisiae DOT1 (YDR440W); ancestral locus Anc_5.556), which yields MEDEFPSLFSSPKDESASSFSSDKEQDYGVLKLQFTGETTNGQVKTAKRRSKGLEKLLEEASIYTPRYESSLPRGFLRDRHKKSTESKDPSYAKTGDEPVAKKSRAKLTTMKKQLHTKKRAGITIRNVIPKTTRPLPEDHRGQVEKDDPSSNQSHAFENSLKPTKFYFVECEGPPLKLRYDLFDVPFLQTHAKFQGSPTPSTILTAKSSQRNVNSYTIMLKSVLFLDYEEEYHVDSGSSSMKFDSMSEIGKIIEYTAIIYVPKPYSNLILENILPHLYEAFNTSNCKLFIEKVQDYNEFIQTIPREEILEHLTQARFIPRCFIHDLLHIVYSRSILPSFRKLKEYEAFSSYVYGELLPSFLSDVYSKCELEPNHVFMDLGSGVGNCVVQAALEYGCKLSFGCEIMPNASELTEEQHKELAERCKLFGLKLHPVEFSLRQSFVDNSRVDALIPQCDVLLINNFLFDAKLNKKVEEVIKSLKTGTKIISLKNLRGQGYAINFFNLDSILNRLKVERFDLKQGSVSWTHNGGEYYISTVLPDVDESLFDPSEGKRNTRRPQRYTR from the coding sequence ATGGAGGATGAGTTTCcatctttattttcatcaccCAAGGATGAATCCGCTTCTAGTTTCAGCAGTGACAAAGAACAGGACTATGGTGTTCTGAAACTACAATTTACCGGAGAGACCACCAATGGTCAGGTAAAAACAGCTAAGCGTCGCTCTAAAGGCCTGGAGAAGCTGCTTGAGGAAGCCAGCATATATACTCCTCGGTATGAAAGCTCCTTGCCTCGTGGTTTCCTCAGGGATAGACATAAAAAGAGCACTGAATCAAAAGATCCAAGTTATGCAAAAACAGGTGATGAACCTGTTGCGAAGAAATCAAGGGCTAAGCTGACAACTATGAAAAAGCAATTGCATACGAAAAAGAGAGCTGGCATCACTATACGAAATGTCATACCTAAGACAACACGCCCTTTGCCGGAGGATCATAGAGGACAAGTTGAAAAGGATGATCCCTCGTCAAATCAATCACACGCATTTGAGAACAGTTTGAAGCCTACAAAATTCTACTTCGTTGAATGTGAAGGACCTCCTCTGAAGCTGCGATATGACCTATTTGATGTACCATTTCTACAAACTCatgcaaaatttcaaggTAGTCCAACACCATCTACGATTTTAACTGCAAAGAGCAGCCAGAGAAACGTTAATTCATATACGATTATGCTCAAATCAGTCTTGTTCCTTGATTATGAGGAGGAATATCACGTTGACAGTGGCAGCAGCTCCATGAAATTTGACTCAATGAGCGAGATAGGGAAAATCATAGAGTATACAGCCATAATTTATGTGCCAAAGCCCTATTCTAATCTtattctggaaaatattttgccGCACCTGTACGAAGCGTTCAACACCTCTAATTGTAAACTTTTCATTGAGAAAGTTCAAGATTATAACGAATTTATACAGACAATACCGAGAGAAGAAATACTAGAGCACCTCACTCAAGCACGTTTCATTCCTAGATGTTTCATTCATGATCTATTACACATTGTGTACTCGAGAAGCATATTACCAAGTTttagaaaattgaaagaatatgaGGCATTCAGTAGCTACGTTTATGGCGAATTATTACCCAGTTTCCTATCCGATGTTTACTCCAAATGTGAGTTGGAACCAAACCATGTATTCATGGATCTGGGTTCTGGTGTAGGAAATTGTGTAGTCCAAGCAGCCCTCGAGTATGGATGTAAATTGAGCTTTGGATGTGAAATAATGCCGAATGCAAGTGAACTTACTGAGGAACAGCACAAAGAACTGGCGGAACGTTGTAAACTATTTGGATTGAAATTGCATCCAGTTGAATTTTCCTTGAGGCAGAGTTTTGTAGATAATAGTCGGGTCGACGCGTTAATTCCCCAATGTGATGTTCTATTAATCAATAATTTTCTCTTCGATGCTAAGCTGaacaaaaaagttgaagaagtcATAAAAAGTCTTAAAACGGGCACTAAGATTATATCATTAAAAAACCTACGAGGCCAGGGGTACGctatcaattttttcaatttggatAGTATTTTAAATAGACTAAAAGTTGAGagatttgatttgaagCAAGGTAGTGTCTCCTGGACTCATAACGGTGGAGAATATTACATATCAACAGTCTTGCCAGACGTTGATGAATCACTTTTCGATCCTAGTGAAGGGAAAAGAAATACAAGGCGCCCACAGCGATATACGCGCTAA
- a CDS encoding uncharacterized protein (similar to Saccharomyces cerevisiae YML020W; ancestral locus Anc_5.554): MISTPSSSHASLRSAGSDRKSTGVDLKEAPHKTSRSWSVWGGDKAEVNLKRPKTSEESASHSKSSGLETSSVCNIEPSHKSAMTQASVKSYEKNGKVISSASGNMVPQEADQMGPSEHQNIRKEDPTTEGEDKSNKRTWFFWNRVSNNQKNGTTSEVEQIATSSKNDSQMTNTFIPYSETDAILIKGKSATEITEQENIQVNENPHPNIVVPSFDVLPHQTTWTSISSCINKWANSWSIISEKRLKQKCLYRRDPQESLLKLSNDNSHPIKVLIVGVHGFFPTKMIRPFIGEPTGTSIKFISEAEKVLTEYFNKNETKVQISKIALEREGEVMDRVDFFFEVMKSWAKEINQADFVYFVAHSQGCPVTILLLARLIDCGIVNLDTAMFSNEELVPQCKNKKIISILAMAGINNGPFYGADQTLFVRAYQTIEKESLRELFQFQKFDSILSRQLIRSIRIIIRSGVKISFIGSINDQLVPLYSSMCLFAHHPNIFRATFIDIESRTPKFIKRLVNIAGTLINLGYDDHGIIKEISGALAGTLTGGGHSTVYNEAQVYEIGLKFALETTDCIADTPVEFKPFKLDQLGANPFHLPWCMRGLLYETGRRFDDDETHQLFSEFEEWEPETKQLKDVKYRLNGLKSKL; this comes from the coding sequence ATGATTTCTACACCGTCATCATCCCATGCTTCACTACGATCAGCTGGTTCTGACAGGAAATCAACAGGAGTAGATCTGAAAGAGGCTCCACATAAAACCAGTCGATCATGGTCTGTGTGGGGAGGTGATAAAGCTGAAGTAAACTTAAAAAGACCGAAGACGAGCGAGGAATCTGCATCACATAGCAAAAGCTCAGGTCTCGAAACATCTAGTGTTTGTAATATCGAGCCGAGCCACAAGTCAGCTATGACTCAGGCCTCCGTCAAAtcatatgaaaaaaatgggaaaGTAATATCGTCAGCTTCAGGCAACATGGTACCGCAAGAGGCAGATCAAATGGGACCGTCTGAACATCAAAACATTCGAAAAGAAGATCCGACAACCGAAGGAGAAGATAAATCCAATAAAAGAACATGGTTTTTCTGGAATAGAGTCTcaaacaatcaaaaaaacgGCACTACAAGTGAAGTTGAACAAATAGCTACTTCTTCCAAAAACGACAGCCAAATGACGAATACGTTTATCCCGTACTCTGAGACGGATGCAATACTTATCAAAGGTAAGTCAGCTACTGAAATAACAGAGCAAGAGAATATCCAGGTTAATGAGAATCCCCATCCTAACATTGTTGTGCCAAGTTTTGACGTGCTACCTCATCAGACAACCTGGACGAGTATATCGAGTTGCATTAATAAATGGGCGAATAGCTGGAGTATTATTTCGGAGAAGAGGTTGAAGCAGAAATGTTTATATCGAAGAGACCCACAAGAGAGTTTATTGAAACTATCAAATGACAATTCCCATCCCATCAAAGTACTAATTGTGGGCGTTCATGGATTCTTCCCTACAAAAATGATTAGACCATTTATCGGAGAGCCAACCGGAACATCAATTAAGTTCATTTCAGAGGCCGAGAAGGTACTAACAGAGTATTTCAATAAAAACGaaacaaaagttcaaaTCAGTAAAATTGCATTAGAACGTGAAGGCGAGGTAATGGATCGtgttgatttcttttttgaggTTATGAAATCCTGGGCAAAGGAAATCAATCAGGCTGAtttcgtttattttgttgcTCATTCGCAAGGCTGTCCGGTGACGATCCTGTTATTAGCAAGATTAATAGATTGTGGAATTGTAAACTTGGATACAGCTATGTTTTCCAATGAAGAACTTGTTCCACAATGTaagaacaaaaagattATTTCTATTTTAGCTATGGCAGGTATTAATAATGGCCCCTTTTACGGTGCAGATCAAACTCTATTTGTGAGAGCATatcaaacaattgaaaaagaatctctTCGAGAGCTattccaatttcaaaaatttgactcAATATTGTCACGACAACTTATTAGAAGCATACGAATAATAATAAGGAGTGGCGTGAAAATCTCGTTTATAGGTTCCATTAATGATCAGCTGGTTCCCCTGTACTCCTCAATGTGTTTGTTTGCTCATCATCCAAATATATTTAGGGCTACATTCATAGATATCGAGTCCCGTACTCCAAAGTTTATTAAGCGACTTGTAAACATAGCTGGAACATTAATAAACTTGGGATACGATGATCATGGCATCATCAAAGAAATTAGTGGAGCGTTAGCTGGAACACTAACCGGAGGTGGTCATTCAACGGTGTACAACGAAGCTCAGGTGTATGAAATTGGGCTAAAATTTGCTCTAGAAACAACAGACTGCATTGCTGACACCCCTGTTGAATTCAAACCGTTCAAACTGGATCAACTTGGCGCAAATCCATTTCATCTACCCTGGTGCATGAGGGGCCTCCTCTACGAAACAGGCAGACGCttcgatgatgatgaaacaCATCAACTTTTCTCAGAATTTGAGGAATGGGAACCAGAAACAAAACAACTAAAGGACGTGAAATATAGATTAAACGGGTTGAAATCAAAGCTATGA
- the APT2 gene encoding adenine phosphoribosyltransferase APT2 (similar to Saccharomyces cerevisiae APT2 (YDR441C) and APT1 (YML022W); ancestral locus Anc_5.557) produces MSIEAYAQELKAALHQYPNFPQKGILFEDFLPIFRKPDLFQKLIDALVIHLKETFAENNIDFIVGLESRGFLFGPSLALALGVGFIPIRKPGKLPGELVTAAYTKEYGDDSMEMQKEAIPANSNVVIVDDIIATGGSASAAGSLVKQVKANILEYCFILELDFLKGKQKLDAPVFTLLSGQQEALKH; encoded by the coding sequence ATGTCCATTGAGGCGTATGCTCAAGAATTGAAGGCTgctcttcatcaatatccCAATTTCCCCCAGAAAGGTATTCTGTTTGAGGATTTTCTACCAATATTTAGAAAACCTGatttgtttcaaaagttgataGATGCTTTAGTCATCCATTTGAAGGAGACTTTCGCAGAAAATAACattgatttcattgttGGGTTAGAATCCAGAGGGTTTTTGTTCGGCCCATCTTTAGCCCTTGCACTGGGGGTTGGTTTCATCCCAATAAGAAAGCCAGGAAAACTGCCAGGTGAGTTGGTGACCGCAGCCTATACAAAGGAGTATGGTGATGATAGCATGGAAATGCAAAAAGAGGCCATTCCAGCAAATTCCAACGTTGTTATCGTTGATGATATCATTGCCACGGGTGGCTCTGCTTCTGCAGCGGGAAGTTTAGTTAAACAAGTTAAAGCCAATATTCTAGAGTACTGCTTTATTTTGGAACTGGACTTCTTGAAAGGTAAACAGAAATTAGATGCACCAGTCTTCACTTTGCTAAGTGGTCAGCAAGAGGCGTTGAAACATTGA